In Hydrogenophaga sp. PBL-H3, the genomic window CTGATTGGTTTGGTTGCTCATTCTTCATCCCCTCCAACGATTACGCGCTTCACGCCGGGAACCGTCGTGCCATCAGTGGGCGGCAGGCCGTCCACGTCGTACTTGTCGTTGTAAACGCCAACGACAGCGTTCCCCAGGCGCAAGACCAGCTCGCGGGCCACGCGATGGACGACCAGCACATCCTTGTCCACATGCGTGTTCACGAGGCTTTCCGACTTGTCGGCAGCCACGATGAACACGGCCGGGAAATCCCGGTTGTTCGGGAATTTCAGGTAGGTAAAACGGCCGTCGTCGTAGGCCATCGTCGGCGCGATGCCATCGGAGGCATCGCCGACCTGCATCGAGTAGGCCCAATTGCGCGGCGCGGGCTTCTCATCGAGCTTCGCTTGCGCCTTTGCCTTGTCGGCCGCCCTCGCCCGCGCTGCCGCTTCGTCCTCGGGGTACTTGAACTCGACGCGATAGGCCACGCGCTGGTTCTGCGGTGCCTTGCCGCTGTTGCCACCACCCGGCAGCAGCTTCAAGTCGAAGTCGTACATGCGGCGGTTCGTCGTCACCATCAAGTTGGTGTCCCACTTCCCCGCCTCGGGAGCCATCACGATGGCTTCCTGGCCGCTGCCGGTCTTGATCGACTTCGGCTTGACGTACAGGATGTTGCGCCGGTCGGAGAACTCCCATCCCTGGGTGAAGCCCGACGCGACATCAAGGATTTCTTCGTCGGCAGCGAAGACGATGCGGGCACCGAGGCCCGGCAAGGCGCGGACGATGACGACATCGCCCGCGTTGTAGTTGACGTACTGAATGCGGCCGTCGTAGCGCGACCCCACCGGCACGTCGGCCGCCTGCGCGGCCGTGGCCGCGCCGAGTGCCAGCAGCACGGCGAATGCGATCTTCTTCATTGTGCGACCCCCATTTCAGGATCGACGCGGTAGCTCAGTACCTGGAAGCCGAAGGGGTTCACCAGTCGGGCGCTTTCGCGGATCAGCGACGGATTGCGGTACTCGTAGGCGACTGTTGCCACCCACTTGGTGACAGTGCCCGGCGAGTTGGGATCATCAACGCGCTTCGTCGTCTTGATGAACCGCACGGTGCCGATGCCCTTGCCATTCGGCACGACGCTGACAATCTCGACCGACACGCGCACCGAGTTGCCGTATTTTTTATCGAGGGCGTCTTTACCCTCGAACAGCGCGGCGTATTCCTGGCCCACGCGAGCCGAGGACAGCAGGCCCACGGTGTCGTAGTCCTTCTGGAGCGTGTACCAGTCATAGGTTTCATGCGAGCGGACGTATTGGGCCAGCCAATACTTGTCCATGACCTCATCGAAGCGAACGCCCTTCGTGTCCATCGCCGTCACGATGTCCGGGACGCCCGTCGTGTTGTCCACGCGGATGACGTAGGGCGTGTTTTCCTTGAGCGGCAGCATCAAGGCGATGGCGACTACCAGCAGCACCACGCACACCACGGCGAACGTCGCAATCGTCCAGGCGCGGCGCTCCGACTTCTCGACCAGGAGC contains:
- the virB9 gene encoding P-type conjugative transfer protein VirB9 translates to MKKIAFAVLLALGAATAAQAADVPVGSRYDGRIQYVNYNAGDVVIVRALPGLGARIVFAADEEILDVASGFTQGWEFSDRRNILYVKPKSIKTGSGQEAIVMAPEAGKWDTNLMVTTNRRMYDFDLKLLPGGGNSGKAPQNQRVAYRVEFKYPEDEAAARARAADKAKAQAKLDEKPAPRNWAYSMQVGDASDGIAPTMAYDDGRFTYLKFPNNRDFPAVFIVAADKSESLVNTHVDKDVLVVHRVARELVLRLGNAVVGVYNDKYDVDGLPPTDGTTVPGVKRVIVGGDEE
- a CDS encoding virB8 family protein codes for the protein MFGRKNRATEPAPSAEPEKSKGEKLHEAALNWEASRVLLVEKSERRAWTIATFAVVCVVLLVVAIALMLPLKENTPYVIRVDNTTGVPDIVTAMDTKGVRFDEVMDKYWLAQYVRSHETYDWYTLQKDYDTVGLLSSARVGQEYAALFEGKDALDKKYGNSVRVSVEIVSVVPNGKGIGTVRFIKTTKRVDDPNSPGTVTKWVATVAYEYRNPSLIRESARLVNPFGFQVLSYRVDPEMGVAQ